CTTTCAAAGCATCAGTCCCAACCGCTCACACGGCAGTTAATAGACAAAGCTGATCTGATCCTCGGAATGACCGAATCGCATGTGAAACAAATACTGAAAATGCAGCCCGACTCCAGGGACAAGACCTTTTTATTCAAGAACTTTCCGGGTTCTTCCCCGGAAGGTGAAGAGGTCGAAGACCCGATCGGTCGGTCACTCGATGTTTATAATCAGACGTTTATAGAAATCGGCGAACATTTGGGCCAACAGCTCGATGAATTTGTAAGAAGAATCGACGAGAAGATAGAATGAGTTTCAAGGATAGATTGCAACGCTTCGTCCTGGTAGCGTTAGTCGGCATAGGACTAGTGCCGTTGTTTTATTTTGTAACGGTGGAGGTGCAAATTGCCGGAGCCGCTTCGGCTGATGATATCGATTCCACTGTCGACACCAAGGCCTGGGAACGGTTCATCGAGAATGTGGCCTTTGGCGTCGGGGAGAAGCTGACTTTCGATATTAATTATGGTTTCATCAATGCCGGCACCGCCGATATGGAAGTTCCTCGCCTGATCGAATATGAGGGTCGACCATGCTATCAGATCGTTACGCATGCCGAATCGAACGATTTCTTCTCGACTTTCTACAAGGTCGAAGATCGGGTGGAGTCGATCCTTGACGCCACCGGTCTTTATAGCTGGCGATTCGAGAAAAATCTTCGCGAAGGTTCTTATACCGCCGACCGCATGTACTCTTTCGACCAGGAGAATAATCTCGCTTATTACGATAACGACACGATCCCCGTACCTACCGTTGTTCAAGATGCGCTTTCGGTGCTCTATTACGTTCGCACCCAGAATCTTGAAGTGGGGAAGTCGCTCTACGTTGACAACTTCACCGACGGCAAACAATATCCGCTGGAAGTCAAAGTTCTCAAAAAAGAACGGGTGGAGGTTAAAGCCGGCACGTTTGATTGCATCGTGGTTGAGCCGTTAACTCAGTCGGTGGGAGTGTTCAAGCACGAAGGTCGGCTCAAAGTCTGGTTGACAGACGACCGTCTTCGCATGCCGGTGTTGATGAAGTCAAAAGTGCTGGTCGGATCGATATCAGCCGAGTTAACGGATTACACGATAGGTGAACTGGTATCTTTCTGACGGATATGAGGAATAAAGATAAGACATACGAACCGGCTGATCTCACCGGAGTCAAACGCTATCCGCACGCGGAGCGAGCCAGCAAAGCGGTGGTTGATTCTTTCGGTTGCCCTTTAGAACATCTTAACGGCGCCGATTTCTTTGACTGTCTGCCGCAATATCTCAAGGCCAACGATCTCCGCAATTTCATTAAAGCTGTCGGCATAGCCCGGCGAGCCGGCAAGCCGTTCCATGTAATGATGGGAGCGCATGTCATCAAGGTAGGTCTTTCGCCGATCGTGATCGATCTCCTTAGACGTGGCATTATAACCAGTTTGTCGTTCAACTCGGCCGGATTGATACATGATTTGGAAGTCGCCTTTTTCGGAGCCACTTCCGAGGACGTTCTGGCCGGTCTGGCGGATGGTTCTTTTGGAATGGTTCGTGATACCGCCCAGTTATTCGCCCGGGTTTGTGACATCGCCGAGGAACTCCGAATCGGTCTGGGGGCTGCCGCTGGTATGCTGATAAGGGAGCGTGAGGCCCCCTATATGGGGTACTCGCTGTTTGCGTCGGCATCGGAGTTAGATATCCCCGCCACCATTCATGCCGGGATTGGAACGGACATTGTGGCTCAGCATCCGGAGTTCGACGGAGCCAAAGTCGGAGC
This is a stretch of genomic DNA from Candidatus Zixiibacteriota bacterium. It encodes these proteins:
- a CDS encoding low molecular weight protein arginine phosphatase translates to MSDKYVIMFVCTGNTCRSPMAEGALRVLLDKERPDKFEVISSGTHAASHFPATIYAIEAARIWDADLSKHQSQPLTRQLIDKADLILGMTESHVKQILKMQPDSRDKTFLFKNFPGSSPEGEEVEDPIGRSLDVYNQTFIEIGEHLGQQLDEFVRRIDEKIE
- a CDS encoding DUF3108 domain-containing protein, whose amino-acid sequence is MSFKDRLQRFVLVALVGIGLVPLFYFVTVEVQIAGAASADDIDSTVDTKAWERFIENVAFGVGEKLTFDINYGFINAGTADMEVPRLIEYEGRPCYQIVTHAESNDFFSTFYKVEDRVESILDATGLYSWRFEKNLREGSYTADRMYSFDQENNLAYYDNDTIPVPTVVQDALSVLYYVRTQNLEVGKSLYVDNFTDGKQYPLEVKVLKKERVEVKAGTFDCIVVEPLTQSVGVFKHEGRLKVWLTDDRLRMPVLMKSKVLVGSISAELTDYTIGELVSF